A genomic window from Tolypothrix sp. PCC 7910 includes:
- the namA gene encoding NADPH dehydrogenase NamA produces MAHLFEPFSIRDVTFRNRIAVSPMCQYSSTNGFANDWHKIHLASRAVGGSGLVLTEAAAVEARGRISPQDLGIWSDEHIENLVQIVELIHNFGAVAGIQLAHAGRKASTAKPSKGGKFLDESQEGWRPLVSSSAIAFSKDAPIPEALTLEGIQQVTEAFIQAAQRSLKAGFKVIEIHAAHGYLLHQFLSPLANTRTDDYGGSFENRTRLLREVVQGVREVWPQSNPLFVRISATDWVDKGWDIEQSIALSDKLKSLGVDLIDCSSGGIIPGINIPSKPGYQTQFAERIRREAKIDTGAVGLITSPEQADKIISTGAADIVLLGRELLRNPYWPHLAAKQLGYEKLWPVQYDRAWL; encoded by the coding sequence ATGGCACACCTGTTTGAACCATTTAGTATTCGTGATGTGACATTTCGCAACCGCATTGCCGTTTCACCTATGTGCCAATATTCTAGTACGAATGGTTTTGCTAATGATTGGCACAAAATTCATCTAGCTTCTCGTGCTGTTGGCGGTTCGGGGTTGGTGCTAACAGAAGCAGCAGCGGTAGAAGCGCGGGGACGTATTAGTCCGCAAGATTTGGGAATCTGGTCAGATGAACATATCGAAAATTTAGTTCAGATTGTGGAATTAATTCATAACTTTGGTGCTGTGGCGGGAATTCAACTGGCTCATGCGGGGAGAAAAGCCAGCACCGCCAAACCCAGCAAAGGAGGAAAATTTTTAGATGAATCCCAGGAGGGTTGGCGACCTCTTGTGTCCAGCAGTGCGATCGCTTTTAGTAAAGATGCTCCCATACCTGAAGCTTTGACTTTAGAAGGTATTCAACAAGTTACTGAAGCTTTTATCCAAGCGGCTCAACGTTCTTTAAAAGCCGGGTTTAAAGTTATTGAAATTCATGCAGCTCACGGCTACTTGCTGCACCAATTTCTCTCACCGCTAGCGAATACTCGTACAGATGATTACGGTGGTAGTTTTGAAAACCGGACTCGGTTGCTTCGGGAAGTAGTTCAAGGAGTGCGAGAAGTCTGGCCGCAAAGCAATCCATTATTTGTAAGAATTTCTGCTACTGATTGGGTCGATAAAGGTTGGGATATAGAGCAAAGTATCGCTTTAAGTGACAAACTTAAATCTTTGGGTGTGGATCTCATCGATTGCTCATCTGGTGGCATTATCCCAGGAATTAATATTCCCTCAAAACCAGGTTATCAGACTCAGTTTGCCGAGCGTATCCGCCGAGAAGCCAAGATTGACACAGGAGCTGTTGGCTTAATTACATCTCCCGAACAAGCTGACAAAATTATTAGTACAGGAGCCGCCGACATAGTACTCTTGGGGAGGGAATTACTTCGCAACCCTTACTGGCCACACCTTGCAGCCAAACAGCTAGGATACGAAAAACTTTGGCCTGTGCAATACGATCGCGCTTGGTT